The Drosophila bipectinata strain 14024-0381.07 unplaced genomic scaffold, DbipHiC1v2 scaffold_246, whole genome shotgun sequence genome includes a window with the following:
- the LOC138927402 gene encoding ubiquitin-conjugating enzyme E2 N-like, giving the protein MSSLPRRIIKEMQRLMQEPVPGINAIPDENNARNFHVIGTGPNDRLSRNCLDVRKDKWFPALQIRTPLLSIQALLSSPKAGGFDAAKDSSKKS; this is encoded by the exons ATGTCGAGTCTGCCACGTCGTATCATTAAGGAGATGCAGCGTTTGATGCAGGAGCCGGTGCCGGGAATCAACGCCATACCCGACGAGAACAATGCCCGAAACTTCCATGTGATTGGTACCGGGCCGAACGATCGTCTGAGTCGCAACTGTCTGGACGTGCGCAAGGACAAGTGGTTTCCGGCACTCCAGATACGTACACCTTTACTGTCGATCCAGGCCCTGCTCAGTTCCCCCAAGGCT gggggctttgatgccgcaaaagattccagtaAGAAAAGTTGA
- the LOC138927403 gene encoding LOW QUALITY PROTEIN: ubiquitin-conjugating enzyme E2 N-like (The sequence of the model RefSeq protein was modified relative to this genomic sequence to represent the inferred CDS: inserted 2 bases in 2 codons) — protein sequence MSSLPRRTIKEMQRLMQEPVPGINAIPDENNAXLKLEMFLPXDCPMSAPKVRFITKIYHPNIDRLGRNCLYVRKDKWFPALQICTLLLSIQALLSSPNPNDPLANDVAELWKVNEAEAIRNGREWTQRYAVED from the exons ATGTCGAGTCTGCCACGTCGTACCATTAAGGAGATGCAGCGTTTGATGCAGGAGCCGGTGCCGGGAATCAACGCCATACCCGACGAGAACAATG ATCTCAAGTTGGAGATGTTCCTAC GTGATTGTCCCATGTCGGCACCCAAGGTCCGTTTCATCACCAAGATCTATCATCCGAACATCGATCGTCTGGGTCGCAACTGTCTGTACGTGCGCAAGGATAAGTGGTTTCCGGCACTCCAGATATGTACACTTTTACTGTCGATCCAGGCCCTGCTCAGTTCCCCCAATCCCAATGACCCTTTGGCCAATGATGTGGCCGAGCTCTGGAAGGTCAACGAGGCGGAGGCCATTCGCAATGGCCGCGAGTGGACCCAGCGGTATGCCGTTGAAGACTAA